ATAGACGGCCGCCAGCGCGGTCGGCAGGCCGACGACCAGCAGGAAGACCAGGATGGACAGCCAGCGCGCCGGCCGGCCCGCGCGCTCGTCCGCCGGCGTCCAGCGCCGCACGATCCGCCGCGCCGAGAGCGTCTCGGCCGGGCGCGGCTGACCGTCCTCGCCGGGGGCAAGCGCGCGCCCGTCTTCGGCGCGGGCCTGCAGCGGCGCGGTCTGGACCAGCTTCACGGGGGGTCTCTGGGGTTGGGTCATGCTGCCTGCAAATCGGTCACGTCGCCCGGAGCGAACGTTCGTAGGTCTCGAGAGCCTCGTCAATCGTCGTGAAGTCGCTGAGCCTGCCGCGATGCAGGACCGCGCCGAGGTTGCAGTACTGGCGGATCGTCTCGACATGCTGCGAAACCAGGATCAGCGAGGCCGCATGCATACGCTCCCCGAAGGCGGCCGCGCACTTCCGGCGAAAGGCCGCATCGCCGACCTCGATCACCTCGTCGACCAGGTAGAGGTCGAAATCGAAGGCGAAGCTGGTGGCGACGGCGATGCGGGCGAACATGCCGGACGAGTAGGTGCCGACCGGCATGTCGAAATAGCGGTCGAGCTCGGCGAACTCCTCGATCCAGGCGCTGACCTCGCCGTGGTTCATGCCGTAGATCCGCGCCAGGAACGCCACGTTCTCGCGGGCCGAGAGGTGGGGGTGGAAGGTGCCGGTAAAGCCGACCGGAAACGAAATGCGCCCCTCGCGCACGATGCGGCCGCGGTCGGGCATCTCGCTGCCCGCGATCAGGCGCAGCAGGGCGGACTTGCCGGCGCCGTTCACGCCGAAGATGCCGATGCGGCTGAGCGGCGGCAGCTCGAAGCTCACATCGTCGAGGATGACGTGGCGCCCGCCGGGCACGGCGTAGCTCTTGCTCACTCCCTCGAGGCGGATCATTGAGTCCTCATGCGCCGGCGCAGCGCCCGTTCGAGGATCAGGCCCACCAGCACCGTGCCGAAGGCGACGGCGAAGATGTAGGTCTTGTCGAGCCACGGCGGATCGTAGTCGCGGAAGAAGCCGGTCCGGAACCACTCGATGCATTGCAGCAGCGGGTTCCAGGACAGCGGCTCGCGGATCCATTCCGGCATGCTCTGCGGCAGGAAGAACACGCCCGAGGCGACGTAGAGGAAGCGCTGCATGATCATCCAGCCGTTGGCCCACGGCCGCCACAGGTTGTTCATGACCGCGCTGATCAGGCCGAGCCCCAGCGCGAACAGCCAGACCGCCAAAGTGGCATAGACCGCCTCGATGTGGCTGTCCGTGCGCGGGCCGTAGGAGATCAGCTCGAAGGTGCCGAACGTGACCACGATCACGGTGAAGCCGATCAGCAGCTCGGTGAGCGCCATCGCCAGCACGAGGTCGAGACGGGCGATCACGGGGACCTGCAGGACGCCGATATTGTCCTGGAACAGGTTCTGCGAATGATCGATGACGTGGATGAACAGGTAGAAGGGCATGACGCCCGTCGCATAGAAGAAGAACAGGTGCCCGCCGATCGGTGGCATGCCGCCGTTGAACAGGCTGAGCACGATGCCCAGGGTCACGATATTGATGGCCTGCGGGATGAACAGCGACAGGAAGCCGAAGCGGCCCTGCGCCGTGCGATGGCGGAAGTCGCGCAGCACCAGCGCCGTGAGCACGCGCGCCTGCGTGACGAGCTGGTCGCGGACCGCCGCGAAACGGGACGGCGGTCGTGCCGGCCGGTCGCGCCACGGCGCCCGCGGCATGGGCGGGAACAGGCCCGACCCACCGGCATAGGCGACCGGCTCGCGCCCCGAGCGCTTGGCCAGCAGGAAGAGCCGCAGGTCGCGCACGCTGGTGCTGGCGGGGGCCAGTTGCGACGCCCGGTCGATCACCTCGACCGCTTCCTCGTCCTCGTTGGCATGGGCCAGCGCATGCGCCAGCTCGACATGGATCTCGGCCTTGTCGGGCGAGGCCGCCAACGCCTGGCGCAGGTAGCGGATGCCCTGTTCGCGCTCGCCCAGCCGGTTGGACAGCACGCCCGCCATGTAGAGGTATTCGCCGTTCTCCGGATCGATGCGCAGCGCGTGGAGGATCTCGTCCAGCGCCAGCCGGTTCTTGCCCATCGAGGCATAGGAGGCTGCCAGCAGGTGGCAGACCGAGGCGTCGTCCGGCTGCTCCTCGCGCAGGCGCAGCAGCAGCGGGATCGCCCGGCCGTGATGGCTGAGCTCGAACAGGATGCGGGCGAGTTTGTCGCGCGGCGCCGCCGCGTCGGGCCACAGCCGCGCCGCCCGCGCCGCGGCGCTGGAGGCGGCATGGAGGTCGCCCGAGCGATAGGCGAGCTCGATCTCCATCAGGAGGCTCTCCTCGGTGGGCGTTCCGGCATCGTTGACCGAGTGGACCGCCTGCAGGGCCTCCTCGATCCGGTTCGCCTGGACCAGCAGCCGCGCCCTCTGCAACTGGGCGGCCTGGCTCGGGCCGCACAGCGTCGCCCGGGCTTCGGCGGCGGCAAGCGCGCCCTCGACGTCACCCGCCTGGAGGCGCGCCTGGACGTGGAGGTCGTGGGCGGGCTCGAGACCCGGATCGTAGGCGACGGCGCGGGCGGCGCTTTCCGCCGCGCCTGCCGCATCGCCGCTCTCGAACAGCAGGACGGCCAGACGGTGATGGAACGGCGCCGAGTCCGGATCGCGCGCCACCAGCAGCGTCATGGCTCGAACCGACGTCGCAAGGTCGCGGTTCACATAGGCGACTTCGGAGGCAACCAGCAGGTCCTCGACGGAAAGTGCGGCGGCGGCCTCGTCGGAGGAGAGGCGCGCGCGCACCTCCTCGATCGGCGTTTCCGCCGAAAGTCGCTCAGCGTCCGCCACGGTGGCCCCGGCGCGAGTTGACAAAGACGGGCACTGCCCTCAGCAGTAGCCCGCGCCGCCGCCCCCGTGTTCGAGCCCTTTGCTGGTCATGATCAACTTTCATTGCCGACACTATAAGGGTTCGAAACCCTGCATCTTCAACAAAACCGAGGGCATGGAGTGCCCGACCTGCACCCGCGCCGATGAATTCGGCTGCCGCGTGCTGATCGTCAAGCTCGATGCGCTGGGCGACGTGCTGCGGACCGGCAGCCTGGTCCCGATCCTCCACAGGCTGCATCCGCGACCCTACGTCTGCTGGATCACGCGGCCCGAGGCGGTCGAGATCGTGCGCATGATCGACGGCGTGGACGAGGTGGTGCCGCTCAATGTCGACGGGCTGGCGCGCATCGCCGAGGGCGGCTGGGACCATGTCTATGCGCTGTCGAACGACCACAGTACGGCTTCGCTTGCCACCACGGCGCGGCCCGCGCATCCGGTCGTCGGCTATTCGATGAAGGACGGCCGCCTGCGTCCGGGCAACCGCGCCGCCGAGCGCTGGCTGGAGATGGCGGCCTTCGACCGACTGAAGCGCGCCAACACCGAGAGCTACCAGAAGCTGATGCTCGACATCGTCGGCGTCGAGGGGCCGCTGGAGCCGCCACGCCTCACGGTCGAGCGGAAGCATCTCGACCACGCGGCCGGCTGGATTGCGGACCTGTTCGCCGGCAGCACGCGCCGCCGCATCGCGATCAACGTCGGCTCGGGCGCCCGCTGGCCCAAGAAGATGCTCGAGGCCGACCAGATCGCGGCCTACGCCCGACTCGCGCACGAGCGGCTCGACGCCGATATCCTGCTCGTGGGCGGTCCGGCCGAGATCGCGAAGACCGAGGCGATCCTGGCAGCCTGCGGCCCCGGCACGCCGGTACGGTCGGCGCTCACATCGCACTCGGTGCCGGAGTTCGTCGGCGTGCTGCGACAGGTCGATGCGCTGCTGTGCGGCGACACGCTGGCGCTGCACATCGCCACCGCGATCGGCCTGCCGACCGTTTGCCTCGTCGGCCCGACCAGCTCGGCCGAGCTCGCCGATTTCGACGGACTGGTGCTCAAGAGTTCGGTCGACACGCTGGATTGCCTGGGCTGCTACGGCGATTGCCGCAAGGTCGACAACTGCATGTCCCTGTTCGACCTCGAGGGGCTGGTCGAGCTGACGGCCCGCCAGCTCGCCCGCCCGGCGCCGGTCAGGCCTCGCGCTGCCTGACCGCTGCCGTTGACCGTCTCCTCCGACGCCGCGGCGTCAGAGGATGAAGTCGGAGAGCTGAAGCCCGCCGGTCGTGGTGGTGATCGCGATCAGGGCCAGATCCGTGTTGGCGTTGAAGACGCCCGGATCGTGCTCGACGTAGATCGTGTTCGACGTGCCCGACGTCTGGATCAGCAGATTGTCGGCGGTGATGCCGAGCGCCGAGAGGTCGATCTTGTCGCTGCCGAGCTGGAATCCGACGATCGTGTCGTATCCCGTGACCAGGTTGCTGTCGAGGTAGTCGGCGTAAACGAAGGTGTCGGCGCCGGCGCCGGCATAGAGCGCGTCGGCACTGCCGCCGCCGTCGATGACGGAAGCATCGTTGCCGGCGATGATGACGTCGCCGCCGGACGAACCGATGACGTTCGGCACGTTCACGATCGAGGCTTCGAGCGTGAAGATGCCGTCGTTGTTGGCGCCGTCGTTGACATAGGCGTTGTGGCCGTTGAGCAGGTCGACATAGACGCTGCGGCCGACCGCCATCTCGGCGAACGAGATCGTGTTGTTTGCAAAGCCCGTAACGCCCGCCATCTGCGACGCGCCGCCCCACACCTGGTTGACGCCGTCGTCGTCGACGTTGCCCAGCAGGAAGGTGTTGAAGGCACCGCCCCCGTAGAGGGCGTTGCTGCCGCCGTCGCCGTTCAGCACCGTAACGGCGCTCGCATCGGCCGCCGCCTGTGCGCTGCTGGCGTACAGCAGGTCGTCGCCGTCCAGTCCGTCCAGGCGGCCGCTGGTGTTGCCGCCGACCAGCAGGTCATCGAACGCCGAGCCCGTCGCATTGCGGATGCCGCCGGCAAAGTAATCGACGGCGATCGGCGTCACCGTGGACGGTCCGTTCCAGTAGCTTGCATCGACGTCGCCGCGCTGGCCGATCTGCGCCGGCAGGTCGACATAGACGCCGCCGATCGCGTCGTAATAGCTGACGCTGCCGGCCGTCAGGACCGGATTGGCCGAGACCCAGACGGTGATGTGCTGGCTTGAGAACGCATCGACGGTGTCGGCGGCAGAGACGGTCACCTGGTAGCCCGGCGTCGCCCCCGCCGGCGGCAGGTCGCTGAGGTCGGGGGCCGTGATGAAGCTCAACTGGTTGCCGCCGACCATCTGGAACAGCGCCGCGTCCTCGCCGCCGGTGATGGCGTAGGAAATCGTCTGGCCGGGATCCACGTCGACGGCGGTGACGGTCGTCACCAGCGTCTGGCTGGTCACCATGGTGATGCTGGCGGTCGGTCCGCCGCCGTTCGAGGTGATGTCCGGCGGTGTGCCCGGCGGCGTCGGTCCGGGGACGTTGCCCACGATGAAGTTGGTCGCGCCGCTTTCGTCGTCGATCTCCGCGCCGGTATTGGGGAGCGGCGCGCCGACCGAGTTCTCGCCGATGACATTGTCGACGATCTGCGTGCCGGTGACGCCGGCGGCGAGCGTGATGCCGTTGCCGGTGTTGCCGCTGATGTAGTTGGCGCGCGGCTCGTCGGGGCTCGCCTCGACGCCGCCGATCAGGTTTCCGGTGCCGGTGGTCGAGACCAGGATGCCGCCCTGGCCGTTGCCGAAGCCGCTGGTGATCAGGGAGTTGGTGCCGATGGCGGTGTTGAGGACCTGATTGTTGTAGGCACTGCCCGTGATCTCGATTCCGTAGCCGGCGTTGTTCGAGAAGGTATTCTGCGGGATCACCGAGCCGTTGTTGCCGCCGATGATGTTGTCGTGGGCGTTGCCGCTGATCACGACTCCGCTGCCGCCGTTGGCCATGCTCGGGATGCCGATGCCGGTATCGACGGTCGTGCTGGTGCCCGTCGTATTCAGGCCGATGATGTTGGGATCGACGGTGACGCCCCAGGCGTCGCCGGTGATCTCGATGCCGTTGTTGGTGTTGCCGGAGAAGACGTTGGTGCGGAGCAGGATGTTGCCGCCCGTCGAATCGATCAGGATGCCGTTGTTGCCGTTGGGCGCCGAGCCCTGGAAGGCGAGCAGGCCGCCGAACGTGTTGAAGGTCGTGAAGCCGCTGGCGGTATCGGTGACGTAGATGCCGTTCTGGCCGTTGCCGGCCGAGACGTTGCCGAGCGGGATGACGCCGCCGACCGTGGTGTCGCGCGAATCGCCGTCGACCAGGATGCCGTTCAGGGCGTTGCCGACCGTGGTCGCATTGTCGGCGCCGATGCCGAAGAAGTTGGCCTGGATCGTGGCATTGTCGGAATTGGTGATGTGGACGCCGTTGCCGCCATTGCCGCTCAGCACGTTGTAGTAGACGAAGGGCTCGGTATAGAAGTCGCAGCCCAGCAGGGCGTTGTTGTCGGCGTTGAGGATCTGAACGCCGTCGCCGGCGTTGCCGATGGCGGCGGTACCGTCGGCGTCGGTACCGATGAAGTTGCCGCTGAGCACGTTGTTCTCGGACCCGTTCTGGATCAGCACGCCGTTCTGGCCGTTGCCCGAGATCAGGTTGCCGAGCGGCGGCGTCACGAGCACCGGCGGGACGATGGTGCCCTTGTTGCCGGTCGGATCGTTGGCCTGGCCGGTCGACGAATCGACGTAGACCGTGCCGCCGATCATGTTGTCGTGCGCGCCGTTGGTGATCAGGATGCCGTTCTGGCCGTTGGCCACGGCCGTGGTGCCATCGGCATCCGTGCCGATGCGATTGCCGACCACAGTGTTGTCCGACGATCCCCAGAAGGCGATGCCGTTGCCGCCATTGCCGGAGATGACGTTCGTGACGGTGTCCGGATGACTCTCGGGGTTGAGGCCGATCAGGTTGCCGGACGAGGTCGAATTGACGTGGATGCCGTCCAGCGCGTTGCCGAAAGCGGTGCCGTTGGCATGGATGCCGATGTAGTTGGCGTTCAGCGTGATGCCGGAGCTGTTGAGCGTGATGCCGTTGCTGCCGGAATTGCCCAGCGCGAGGCCGAATACGGCCGAACCGTCCGACGCGCCCGAGAAGGTGAGACCGGCGTTCCCGCCGAAGTTGATCTCGACGGTCGGTACGCCCAGCGCCGCGAAGCCCGGCGCGGTCATGCCGTCGAGCGTGACCGGCTTCAGGATGGTGGGCAGGGAATTTGCCAGAACGATCTCGCCGGCCACGGTGAAGACGATCGAGTTGCTGGCTGCATTGCTGGAGTTGAGTGCGGTGATCGCGGCCCTGAGCGAACCCGGTCCGGCGTCATCCAGGGTGGAGACAATGAAAGTGGTCATGCCAGATTCTCCGTTGAGTTGAGCTTGAGTCAGGAACGCATGCGGGCGCGGGTTCCCTTATCACAACTCGCTCATTGCCCTATGCATCTTGAGCCGAAGTACCGGCCATTCAGCAACGCGGATGCATCGATGGAAGAGTATGCCGTCGCAAACGCTATGTGTTTGCATCAGCGATGCGATCAGGGGGGCGAGCCGACGACTCCGTCGAGCAGATAGTCGGTGCGCTGGAGGGCTTCTGCCGTGGCACCGAGCGTGGTGCCTGCCGCGAGGACTCGCCGCCCCCGGTTGTCGTCGAGCGGTCCGGTGAAGATCGGCTGGCCTTCCTTCATCGCGGCGATGGCGCGCGTGGCCGCCGCGATCGCCTCCGGGCTGGCACCGGCACCGAACGGACTCGAGCGCACGTAGTCCTTGTCGTAGCCACCGGTGACGAAGTCGGGCAGGGCACCGCCGCCGCGGCAGGTCTCGACGAAGCCGCGGAACATCGCGGTCCAGTGATAGTCGGCGCCGGTGATATAGCCGCGGGGCGCGAGCGGCGCCTGATCGAAGGCGTGGCCGCAACTGCGGACGCCACGACTCTCGGCCGTCGCGATGATGGGCGCGGGCGCATCGAGATGGCAGGTGATGACGTCACAGCCCGCATCGATCAGCGCATTGGTCGCCGCGGCGTCACGCGTCGCATCCTCCCAGCCTCCGGTGAAGGTGACGTGAACCCTCGCCTGCGGATTGGTGCGGCGCGCGCCCAGCAGAAAGGCGTTCACGTTCAGCAGCACGGCGCCGAGCGGCAGGCCGGCCACGAAGCCCAGCCGATTGGTGCGCGTGCTGAGCCCGGCTGCGACGCCGTTCACATAATGCCCCTCGTGGATCAGTGCATTCTGGCTGCCGAGCCGGCCCGGTCGCTCCTTCAGCGGAAGCAGCGAGGCCTGCCGGAAGGGGATGCCGGCATACCGCTGCGCCGCCGTGCGCAGGAACGGGTCGTTGTCGAAGGCTGTGGAGAACACGATGTCTGCGCCGGCGCCAATCAGCCCATTCAGTGCGCGCGCATAGGCACGCGTTTCGGCATCGTCCCGCCCGCTTCCATAGTCCGTGCTCTCGGGCAGGTAGGGTGCCTCGACCAGCCGCACGCCCGGCAGTCGCGCGAGTTCGACGGCGGCGACGGCATGCGACTGGTTCCAGCCCCAGTCGAGGCGCGGGCCGATATAGACGAAGCCGACGGTGAATCCGGCCGCGCGCGCCGCCCGGCCGGTGGCGAGGGGGGAGGCCAGCGCTGCAGCGGCGAGGAGCGTCCGCCGTCTCATCGCCCTAAAGCGGCCGGCAGTTCAGCGCGACGGTCCGCATCGAGCGTCCGGCCTTGCCGTCGCAACCGAGCCGCTTGCCGTGCGCGTAGAAGGGCGGATCGAGGAAATAGTCGAAGTCGTCGGTGTCCTGTGCGTTGACGATCCGGTAGAGCTTGTAGGGTCCGTTGTCGCAGATGATCTGCTGCGAATCGACAAACAGAGTCGCCGGGCCGATCAGCACATGCTCGATGTTGGGATTGGCCGCGCAGAACTTCTCCTGAAGCTCGCGATGGCTGCTCCCTTCGATGATCGGAACCGGCTGCGCCGCCGCCGTTCCCGCGATCATGCCGGCGGCAATAAGTCCCAAGACTGAAAGGTTCACAACGCTCCCCCGAGGTTGCAGCGTCACCATCCTGACCAAGGAAGTGCCGCGAGACTAGAATCTCATATTCCTCTCCCCCTATCGGAGGAGAGGAGCATGAAAGGGTCGCGCGTCCGATCGTTACGCCGCTTCGCGGTAGGGCATCGCGCCCAGATAGTTCTTCTTGCCGACCGGGACGCCGTTGTGGCGCAGGATCGCGTAAGTCGTCGTGACGTGGAAATAGAAGTTCGGAATGACGTGCTGGACGAGGAACTCCTCGCCCGACAGCGACTTGCCGTTCCAGCGCGGCTGGGTGATCCGCCGCTCGGCAGCCCCGGCGAACGACTGGGCGGTGAAGCTCTTCAGGTAGGCGACGGTGCTCTCGATGCGCGCCTTGATCTCGGCCAGCGTCGCTTCGGTGTCGGCGTGGACCGGCGCGTCCTTCTCGGTGCCGGCCAGACGCGCGGCGCCGAGCTTGGCGGTGTCGCAGGCGATCCGGACCTGCTGGATCAGGTCGAACTGATCGGGCGCCAGGCGCGCGTGCAGCAGGACGGCGGCGTCGAACTTCTTCTCGCCGGCATACTTGTCGGCTTCGTTCAGGATCTCGACCAGATTGCCCAGCATCTTGCTGAACTGGCCGACGACGAGCGTGTGGATCATGCGAACCTCGGATGGGAGTTGTGGATGCGAGCGCAGGGCCCTACGCGATTCCACCGCCCGCCGCCAGAGCCCCTCATGTTCCTCTCCCCCCTAGCGGGGGAGAGGAGTCTGAGCCTTCAGCATCTCCACATGCTCGGTGAGATGGCGATGGAAGTGGCCGATCGCCTGCTCGTAATGGCCGAAGGTGAAGTGGGTGTTGGCACCCGAGGCGAGGCCAAGCTGGATCTCGCGGGCGGCGTGGCGGTCTTCCAGGATGCCGCTCTCCTGCACGAAGTTGGCATCCTTGCGGGCCTGCTCGATGTCGAGCGGCTTGCCGTTCTTGATGCGCGGCGCGAGCTGGTAGACGACCCAGTGCGTCTCCGACGGCGACACCGGCTCGAGGATGATCAGGATCGCGTGGCTCGACAGCACGCTGACATGGGTGTTGGGGAAGAGCTGGTGGACGTCGGTGATGCGGCCCTGCGTGCTCCATTCCTCGCGCGGCATCGCTCGCAGCTTCTCGATGCGGCGGAACGGGAAGACGATGCGTGAGTTGCGGCCGTGCAGCTCGACGACATTCAGGTTGTCGTAGCCGTAGGGAAAGAACGACTGATTGTGCAGCGCCTTGATGTGGTAGCCCTCCATCGAGGTCTCGCCCAGCACCTTCCAGTTCGCCTTGTCGTCGAACTCGATCTTGTTGAACAGCACGTAGTCGTCGGTCAGCACTTCCGGGAGGTCGCCCAGCGCGCCGTCCGACAGCGGCTCGTCCTGCGTCACGAACACGATGCCGTTCCGCTCCTGCACCGCGGCGACCGGCACCAGCCCGTGCGCGTCCTTGTCGAGGCCGGGGAAACCGTCCTCGCCCGGGATGTGGCGCAACGCGCCGTCGAGCCCGTAGGTCCAGGCATGATAGGGGCAGGCGAAGGCGCGCTTGCAGCCCTCGCCTTCCTCGAGCTTCATGCCGCGATGACGGCAGGCGTTGCGGAAGCCGCGCACCACGCCGTCGGTACCGCGTACCACCAGTAGCGGCGTGCCCACCGTTGTCCGCGCAATATAGGAGCCGGGCTCCGGCAGCGCCGCCGAGGGGCAGAAGGCCATCGGCACGCGGCGCAGCACCTGCAGCTCGGCCTCGAACCGCTCGGGCGAATGATAGTTCTCGACCGGCTCGCGCCAGACCACTGTCCCTTTGTCGGTTGTCTTGCCGTCGATGTGCGCGAGGATGCGATCGATCAGGTCGGTTTCGTTGAGCAGCGCAGCCATCTTCGTTCCCTCAGCAATCCGGCGGGGCGATACTAGGTCCCGCCTGTCGGGGCGGGCAACATGGCGCTGCTTCGATGCGAAACGGACGGCGGCGCCCGCGTCTGTTAAGCAGGTCGATGCTCGATCGTTCGTACCTGCTCATCTGCCTCTTCGCGCTGATCGCAATGTTCGGCGGCGGACTGATCGGCCTCTATGTGGCGCGCGCGCTGCCCAGCCATCACCTGACCAAGGAGTCGGGCGCGGTGGTCAAGCTGTCGGCGGCCGTGGTGGCGTCGCTCACCTCGCTGGTTCTGGCGCTGATGCTGTCGGCGGCCAACGGCGCCTATTCCGTCAATGCCGGCATCGTGACCAAGCTCGGTTCCGACATCATCCAGCTCGACCACATGCTGCGCGCCTACGGGCCCGAGGCCGACGCCGCCCGGGTCCATCTGCGCGACTATGCCGGCCGCAAGAGCGAGGAACTGTTTCCCGCCGCGCCGCCGCCGTCCCGCGATTCGCGCGGCACCGCCGATCTTCTCGACCGGCTGCTCGATTCCATCCTGTCGCTCACGCTGCCCGACCGGCGGCACACGGCGCTGGCGGCGCAGGCGCTCAGCATCACCAACCAGATCTACGCCGAACGCTGGCTGCTGTGGGAAAATCCCGGCACGACGGTGCCGGCGCCGTTCCTGTTCGTGCTGATCTTCTGGTTGTTCCTGGTGTTCGTGAGCTTCGGCGTGTTCGCGCCACCCAACCTCACGGTGGTGGCGAGCCTGTTCCTCTCCGCGCTCGCCGTCACCGGCGCGATCTTCCTGATCCTGCAACTCGGCGATCCCATGCATCACAGCTGGCTGCAGATCTCCGGCGAGCCGCTGCAGCGCGCCCTGTCGGAGATCGGCCGGCCCTGATCCGCCGCCGCTGGAGCGGCGATCACGCACAGGTGAACTGCCGGTTGAAATTCCGGGAGCTGCCGATTGACACGGGTCAAGGAGCGCTCTTGATTCGATCATCAGTCTGGCCGCCAAAGACTGCATCGACGATCGCCTCCTCGAACGGGAGCGCCCGATCGGATTTGTTTCGGCAGGAAGGCTGCGGGGCAGGATGAGCGACGTCGACCGGCCTAGGAATATCGTCCTTGCAGGGGGCTGGCTCAGCCGAACGCCGGCATCCTTCCAGCAGGCGGTGCTCGCCCGGTGCATTCTGCGCAGTTTCAAGGCTGGCGCCGCGATCTTCCGCAAGGGCGATCCGCCGGGCGGCCTGTTCGGCCTGGTGAGCGGAGGTCTCGCCGTCGACATCGCGCCGGCCGAGCGCGGGCCCTACATGGCCTACTTCCTGACTCCCGGTGCCTGGTTCGGCGGCGCGCCGGCATTCAGCGGCCAGCCGCGGCAGGTCGGTTTGAGGGCCACGCGGAGCACGGAACTTCTCTATCTGCCGCTACACGCCATCAATGCGATCATTGCCGAGGATCCCATGGCGTGGCGGAGCTTTGCGCTGGTCGGCTTCGCCAACCTGGAGACCGCCATCTCGGTCTGCGACGACCTCATGATCCGCGACCATACCAAGCGCTTCATCGCCATGCTGCTGCAACTGGGCAGCTGCCGGCTGGCCACGCCAACGGGGGGCGAGCCGATGGAGATCGATGTCGGTCAGGCCGAACTCGCCACCATGGCCAATGTCGCGCGGAACACGGCGGGCATCATCCTGCGCACGCTTGCGCAAGGCGGGTTCATCGACATGTCCTACCGTCGCATCAGGATCGTCGATCCCGATCGGCTGCGGGCCAGGCTGACGCGGCGATCCGCGACGCCCAAACGCCCGCGGTCAGCGGAGCCCGACCTCCACCTTGTGGATCCTGCCGCCAAAGCGAAACGGCCGGCGGTCGAAGTAGGCCATCGAGACCGGCGAACCTAGGTCGACGCCGACGTCGAACGTCTCGCTGGCGGTGAAGGCCGCCGGCACCGTGC
This DNA window, taken from Reyranella humidisoli, encodes the following:
- a CDS encoding ABC transporter ATP-binding protein, coding for MIRLEGVSKSYAVPGGRHVILDDVSFELPPLSRIGIFGVNGAGKSALLRLIAGSEMPDRGRIVREGRISFPVGFTGTFHPHLSARENVAFLARIYGMNHGEVSAWIEEFAELDRYFDMPVGTYSSGMFARIAVATSFAFDFDLYLVDEVIEVGDAAFRRKCAAAFGERMHAASLILVSQHVETIRQYCNLGAVLHRGRLSDFTTIDEALETYERSLRAT
- a CDS encoding tetratricopeptide repeat protein is translated as MADAERLSAETPIEEVRARLSSDEAAAALSVEDLLVASEVAYVNRDLATSVRAMTLLVARDPDSAPFHHRLAVLLFESGDAAGAAESAARAVAYDPGLEPAHDLHVQARLQAGDVEGALAAAEARATLCGPSQAAQLQRARLLVQANRIEEALQAVHSVNDAGTPTEESLLMEIELAYRSGDLHAASSAAARAARLWPDAAAPRDKLARILFELSHHGRAIPLLLRLREEQPDDASVCHLLAASYASMGKNRLALDEILHALRIDPENGEYLYMAGVLSNRLGEREQGIRYLRQALAASPDKAEIHVELAHALAHANEDEEAVEVIDRASQLAPASTSVRDLRLFLLAKRSGREPVAYAGGSGLFPPMPRAPWRDRPARPPSRFAAVRDQLVTQARVLTALVLRDFRHRTAQGRFGFLSLFIPQAINIVTLGIVLSLFNGGMPPIGGHLFFFYATGVMPFYLFIHVIDHSQNLFQDNIGVLQVPVIARLDLVLAMALTELLIGFTVIVVTFGTFELISYGPRTDSHIEAVYATLAVWLFALGLGLISAVMNNLWRPWANGWMIMQRFLYVASGVFFLPQSMPEWIREPLSWNPLLQCIEWFRTGFFRDYDPPWLDKTYIFAVAFGTVLVGLILERALRRRMRTQ
- a CDS encoding glycosyltransferase family 9 protein; the encoded protein is MECPTCTRADEFGCRVLIVKLDALGDVLRTGSLVPILHRLHPRPYVCWITRPEAVEIVRMIDGVDEVVPLNVDGLARIAEGGWDHVYALSNDHSTASLATTARPAHPVVGYSMKDGRLRPGNRAAERWLEMAAFDRLKRANTESYQKLMLDIVGVEGPLEPPRLTVERKHLDHAAGWIADLFAGSTRRRIAINVGSGARWPKKMLEADQIAAYARLAHERLDADILLVGGPAEIAKTEAILAACGPGTPVRSALTSHSVPEFVGVLRQVDALLCGDTLALHIATAIGLPTVCLVGPTSSAELADFDGLVLKSSVDTLDCLGCYGDCRKVDNCMSLFDLEGLVELTARQLARPAPVRPRAA
- a CDS encoding beta strand repeat-containing protein, which codes for MTTFIVSTLDDAGPGSLRAAITALNSSNAASNSIVFTVAGEIVLANSLPTILKPVTLDGMTAPGFAALGVPTVEINFGGNAGLTFSGASDGSAVFGLALGNSGSNGITLNSSGITLNANYIGIHANGTAFGNALDGIHVNSTSSGNLIGLNPESHPDTVTNVISGNGGNGIAFWGSSDNTVVGNRIGTDADGTTAVANGQNGILITNGAHDNMIGGTVYVDSSTGQANDPTGNKGTIVPPVLVTPPLGNLISGNGQNGVLIQNGSENNVLSGNFIGTDADGTAAIGNAGDGVQILNADNNALLGCDFYTEPFVYYNVLSGNGGNGVHITNSDNATIQANFFGIGADNATTVGNALNGILVDGDSRDTTVGGVIPLGNVSAGNGQNGIYVTDTASGFTTFNTFGGLLAFQGSAPNGNNGILIDSTGGNILLRTNVFSGNTNNGIEITGDAWGVTVDPNIIGLNTTGTSTTVDTGIGIPSMANGGSGVVISGNAHDNIIGGNNGSVIPQNTFSNNAGYGIEITGSAYNNQVLNTAIGTNSLITSGFGNGQGGILVSTTGTGNLIGGVEASPDEPRANYISGNTGNGITLAAGVTGTQIVDNVIGENSVGAPLPNTGAEIDDESGATNFIVGNVPGPTPPGTPPDITSNGGGPTASITMVTSQTLVTTVTAVDVDPGQTISYAITGGEDAALFQMVGGNQLSFITAPDLSDLPPAGATPGYQVTVSAADTVDAFSSQHITVWVSANPVLTAGSVSYYDAIGGVYVDLPAQIGQRGDVDASYWNGPSTVTPIAVDYFAGGIRNATGSAFDDLLVGGNTSGRLDGLDGDDLLYASSAQAAADASAVTVLNGDGGSNALYGGGAFNTFLLGNVDDDGVNQVWGGASQMAGVTGFANNTISFAEMAVGRSVYVDLLNGHNAYVNDGANNDGIFTLEASIVNVPNVIGSSGGDVIIAGNDASVIDGGGSADALYAGAGADTFVYADYLDSNLVTGYDTIVGFQLGSDKIDLSALGITADNLLIQTSGTSNTIYVEHDPGVFNANTDLALIAITTTTGGLQLSDFIL
- a CDS encoding BMP family ABC transporter substrate-binding protein produces the protein MRRRTLLAAAALASPLATGRAARAAGFTVGFVYIGPRLDWGWNQSHAVAAVELARLPGVRLVEAPYLPESTDYGSGRDDAETRAYARALNGLIGAGADIVFSTAFDNDPFLRTAAQRYAGIPFRQASLLPLKERPGRLGSQNALIHEGHYVNGVAAGLSTRTNRLGFVAGLPLGAVLLNVNAFLLGARRTNPQARVHVTFTGGWEDATRDAAATNALIDAGCDVITCHLDAPAPIIATAESRGVRSCGHAFDQAPLAPRGYITGADYHWTAMFRGFVETCRGGGALPDFVTGGYDKDYVRSSPFGAGASPEAIAAATRAIAAMKEGQPIFTGPLDDNRGRRVLAAGTTLGATAEALQRTDYLLDGVVGSPP
- a CDS encoding DUF1993 domain-containing protein; translated protein: MIHTLVVGQFSKMLGNLVEILNEADKYAGEKKFDAAVLLHARLAPDQFDLIQQVRIACDTAKLGAARLAGTEKDAPVHADTEATLAEIKARIESTVAYLKSFTAQSFAGAAERRITQPRWNGKSLSGEEFLVQHVIPNFYFHVTTTYAILRHNGVPVGKKNYLGAMPYREAA